The sequence below is a genomic window from Escherichia marmotae.
TTTGCGCTATGATACCCATCTGACCTCCTTGTAGCGGATGGCAAGCATATCAGGAAAGCGCCGGACGACATTCCTAAAAATAGACGAATAAGACATCGCTATTGCGAAACGACTAAGGAGCCATAGTGAAAATTTCCCGACTCGGAGAAGCGCCCGATTACCGTTTTTCTCTGGCTAATGAGCGTACCTTTCTGGCGTGGATCCGAACTGCGCTGGGTTTTCTGGCGGCAGGTGTTGGGCTGGATCAGCTTGCGCCGTATTTCGCCACGCCGGTCATTCGCGAACTGCTGGCATTGTTGTTGTGTCTGTTTTCCGGCGGGTTAGCGATGTATGGTTACCTGCGCTGGCTACGTAACGAAAAGGCGATGCGTCTGAAAGAAGATTTACCCTACACCAACAGCTTATTAATCATTAGCTTAATATTGATGATTGTGGCGGTGATCGTTATGGGACTGGTACTGTATGCCGGATAGCCGCAAAGCCAGACGGATTGCCGACCCGGGTCTTCAGCCGGAACGCACATCGCTGGCATGGTTTCGCACCATGCTGGGTTACGGTGCGTTGATGGCGTTGGCAATCAAACACAACTGGCATCAGTCAGGCACATTGTTCTGGATTTCTATTGGCATCCTTTCCTTTGTGGCATTGATCCTCTGGCGCTATACCCGCAATCGCAATTTAATGGATGTCACTAATAGCGATTTTTCCCAATTTTACGTAATCCGTGACAAATTTATGATCTCCCTCGCGGTGTTATCTCTTGCAATACTGTTTGCTGTAACGCATATACATCAAATTATCGTATTAATTGAGAGAATCACATGACAGGAAGTCAGGTTAGAAATGCTGAAGAGGACAGGCACAAATTGGTTATAGAGTATAAAGACGCTCTGCAACCTGCCGATTTTTATCAAAATTTCAAACAGCGAGGCATCCGCTCCGTGCAACTTATTCCCCACATTGAATTTGATGACCGGGGCGAGCTGACGGCAGCTTCGATGACAGAGGAGCTGTGGGGGCAATTTTTAATTGCCCTGTTCGAGTGTTGGGTGCGGGCAGATATCAGTCGTATATCAATTGAGCTTTTCGACGCCACCCTGCAAAAATGGTGCAGGAGCGAAAAACTGCAACCCCGGCGAGGCTGTCAGGGATGTGACTGGCATCGTCTTTGCCCACAAGCATGGGATGATCAGCCGGACGACGTGCTTTGTGCTGGCTATCAAGCTTTTTATTCCCACTCGGCACCGTACATGCGGGTGATGCGCGACTTGATAAAGCAGCATCGTTCTCCCATGGTGTTGATGACGATGCTGCGGTGATGCGAGCTTAAACGGCCTGCCCCTGGTGTGATATCCGCGTTGCCAGCGGCAGCCAGCAAAGCACAATCAATAACCCCATTAAGGTCATCAACAGCCCCAGACTTCCCTGGCCGGTTTGCGGCAGCATCGCAGAGAGCGACGCCAGTACGCCGGAACCAATGTTTTGCAGGCCGCCAACCAGTGCGCCAGCAGTACCTGCCAGGAATGGAAACGGCTCCATCGCGCCGCTGGTGGCCAGCGGAAATAGCATTCCGGCACCAAAAAAGAACAGCGCGGCGGGAACGAGTAGTGTCCAGACATTCATCACGCCAAACCAGCCAGGGATCCACATCATCAGTCCTGCCAGCAGGCAACAGATAACTGACTGCCACATTAACGAAGAGAACCGTTTATTCGGGCGTCCGGCAAACCATGCGCCGAAAAATGCCGCCGGGATTGGCAGAATAAATAAAATACTGACCGTCATACTGCTCAGCCCTAATACTGCGCCCATCAACACACCAGAACAGGCTTCGAAAGCGGCAATTCCTGCCAGACCGCCAATAAGCATCAGTAAATAGCAGTTAAAACCGCCGTTACCGAAAAGAGTTTTATAACTGGTCAGTAGGCGCGTGCGTGGCGTATCGACAGGGCGCGTTTCCGGCATCCAGCGCGCCATACTGAACGTCACACCGGCACAGAGCACCAGCAAAAACAGGTAACAGGCCCGCCAGTTCCACATGGTATTCAGCAGACCGCCAATTAATGGCGCAAGCAAAGGGCTGACGAGAATACCCATATTTAACATGCTATTAGCGTGACGTAGCTGTGTCCGTTCATACAGATCACGCGGTAATGTACGCGCCATCACACCACCGACACCGGTTCCCATTCCCTGCATTGCGCTGGCAGTAATTAATACCGTCAGGCTGGAGGTGGTGACCGCCACCAGCGTTGCTAACATAAAAATGGACATTCCGACGAGGATCACCGGGCGGCGACCCACACGGTCGGAAATTGGGCCATAAAACAGTTGTGAGACACCGTAGGTCAGCAGATACGCGCCCATTACGCTCTGCACCGCCCCTTCACGGACGTTGAGATCGCGCGCCATATCGGCAATAGCTGGAATATAAATAGTTTGTGCCATCTGACCGACAGCCACGAGTAATACCAACATCAATAATAAATTGATGTTTCTATGCGTTTTCATTATCACAGATGCTTATATAAGAATATTTAGAATAAGTTGCTACGCATTCCAATAAATGCGGGAGAGGAATCTATCACATTGATAAATGTTAGCCAGATATATATATGGAATGATGAATAACGAAGCGGCAGAA
It includes:
- a CDS encoding DUF202 domain-containing protein — its product is MPDSRKARRIADPGLQPERTSLAWFRTMLGYGALMALAIKHNWHQSGTLFWISIGILSFVALILWRYTRNRNLMDVTNSDFSQFYVIRDKFMISLAVLSLAILFAVTHIHQIIVLIERIT
- the emrD gene encoding multidrug efflux MFS transporter EmrD, which codes for MKTHRNINLLLMLVLLVAVGQMAQTIYIPAIADMARDLNVREGAVQSVMGAYLLTYGVSQLFYGPISDRVGRRPVILVGMSIFMLATLVAVTTSSLTVLITASAMQGMGTGVGGVMARTLPRDLYERTQLRHANSMLNMGILVSPLLAPLIGGLLNTMWNWRACYLFLLVLCAGVTFSMARWMPETRPVDTPRTRLLTSYKTLFGNGGFNCYLLMLIGGLAGIAAFEACSGVLMGAVLGLSSMTVSILFILPIPAAFFGAWFAGRPNKRFSSLMWQSVICCLLAGLMMWIPGWFGVMNVWTLLVPAALFFFGAGMLFPLATSGAMEPFPFLAGTAGALVGGLQNIGSGVLASLSAMLPQTGQGSLGLLMTLMGLLIVLCWLPLATRISHQGQAV
- a CDS encoding YidH family protein; translation: MKISRLGEAPDYRFSLANERTFLAWIRTALGFLAAGVGLDQLAPYFATPVIRELLALLLCLFSGGLAMYGYLRWLRNEKAMRLKEDLPYTNSLLIISLILMIVAVIVMGLVLYAG
- a CDS encoding radical SAM protein, with protein sequence MTGSQVRNAEEDRHKLVIEYKDALQPADFYQNFKQRGIRSVQLIPHIEFDDRGELTAASMTEELWGQFLIALFECWVRADISRISIELFDATLQKWCRSEKLQPRRGCQGCDWHRLCPQAWDDQPDDVLCAGYQAFYSHSAPYMRVMRDLIKQHRSPMVLMTMLR